The Terriglobales bacterium genome contains the following window.
TTCCCCGTTCTTCACCTTGGAGTTGAAGTCGGCATACAGCTTGGAGATTGTGCCGGATACCTGCGAGCCCACCTGCACCGAGGTCACCGCATTGATGGTCCCGGTCGCCTGCACGGTGTCGTGGATGCTTCCGCGTTCCACTTTGGCGGTAAAAAACTGCTGCTGACTGCCACGACCCACCGTAAACGCGGCAAACACCACCGCCGCCAGCACCACCGCCGCTGCGATCATCCACTTGTTCTTCGGAATCTTCATGGTGTTATTGCCTCTACTAGTTCCGAACCCGAGGGCCGGCCGCCACGCGTAAAGAAAGCGTCAAGCTGGGGTAAAGATTTGTAAGGGCGGGAGAAAGCACTTACCGCAAGCGTTACGCAGTAGTTCTTGAGCGTGTTGCAAGACATCTGGATTAAAGGAGATCTCCCACGCTGCGGCGAAGTCAGCTGGAAGAAGGCGTAATAGGAGTAACCTAAGCGCGAATACATCATTAAAGCGGTCAGGTGCAAGCGCTCCTTGGGCAACTGCGCCAAGTTGTTGAAGCATCAGCTAATGGAAGGCTGCTGCCGGGAGGGGGAATCGAAACGCCGCCCACGATTGAGCGACTGTAACTTCCTTTATTTTCAACCCGCCTAAAACGCTAGAACCGCTAAAACCGTAAATCGGAGGTACGCGGAAGGTACGCGGGCCTGTTTCAACACGTCCGGCCCTCGGCCCGGAAAGGCCCAGTGGCGGCGTGCGTAGGGGCTGCCCCTGCTGCGGCACGGTGGGCAGGGGCGGTTCCTTACGATAAGGGGATTTATCGCCAACAACCGCAGCCAAAGATAAAATTGCGCGTACGACCAAGCGTATGGAATGGGACATGAAGCGCCATCTGACCATCAGAATGATTACGGCAGCGCTATTCGGCGTTGTCTTCGGGACTTACACGCATTTTGAACACCTGAAGTGGGTTCAAGATGGCCGACAGGTGCGAAGCATGCAGCCCCGTTTACTTGGTCGCGGCTGGAGCGGTCCAGTTAGTGCTAAGGGGATTTTTCGACATTACCGCATAGTTTCCGGTTTGCCGACCATTCGTGCCAGTAAGCATCTTTTAGCTCTGATTCTTTGGTGAGCATGTCCATTTGGTATTACCAGATCGATTCGTTCGCGAGCGAACTGTTCGCAGGCAATCCCGCTGGTGTATGCCTCGTTCCCGCATTTCCCGAGAATGATGTCATGCAAAAAATCGCAGCCGAGAACCGCCACAGCGAAACAGCTTTTGTGGTTGCCCGCGCTGATGGCGATTTCGACCTCCGTTGGTTCACACCAGTAGTGGAGGATGACCTGTGCGGTCATGCAACGTTGGCTTCTGCCTATGCACTCTCGTTGCGGGGACATGACACCTGGCCGGTTCGCTTCCATACAGTCAGCGGCTTGTTAACGGTCAATCGTGATCACAAGCGCTTTGAAATGGATTTTCCGGCCAGGCCGGCGGTTCCATGCGAAATACCAACGGAGCTGCTGCCCGCCCTGGGTTTGGAGACGGCAGAGGCACTGCGCGAACCTCGTGACTTTCTCATTGTCGTCAACCACGCCGAGATAGTGAAAAAGCTCAAGCCCGATATTGCTGCGTTGGCCAAAATTGATATGGGCAGATCGGGCGGAGCAATTATTACGGCTCCTGGCGAGAATGATGTCGATTACGTATGCAGGTTTTTCGCTCCGTCCGAGGGGATCGACGAAGATCCTGCCACTGGATCAATCCAGTGCGCACTCGTCCCATATTGGGCCGGCCGCACTGGCAAGCAAACATTTCGAGTGCAGCAACTCAGTTCTCGTGGCGCCACAATGTGGTGCACGCTAGTTGGCGACCGCGTAAAGATCGCTGGTGAAGCGAAGCTTTATCTACAAGGAACCATCAACATCTAACCCCAGATCTCTTACTTGAGCGATAGTTGTTGTAAACAGGGTTTATCGTAAGTCGCGATTCTGCACCGGATGTGGTACAAATGTCGGTTACTTACGATAAGGGGATTTATCACAAACGACCTTGGGCTTGTTGCTTTTTATCCATTCACCGCTATGCACGCGTCCAAGGTCAGCAAATTTGTAATCGACCGTTGGGCGGGCCGAGGGAATCTTTCCAGCGGCCCGCAATTTGTTTTAAGGAGCAACTTTGATGGCTGGGGGCTTCCATGTGCCGTCGATGATCGAAGGCGGAGTTTCGCTCGGCCAGTAAAGCCGGAACATGGGAATGAACTTAGCCTTGGGAGCAGGCAACCAGTTGGCTTCCTTGGCTGTCCCTGGAGAATCGGCCTGGAGGTATAGGTCCACGGAACCATCCGCATTGGTAACAAACTTGTTGCGCGAGCTTAAGGTGTAGCGCTTGAGCGGATTCGGCACGAAAAAGTAAGACGCGTCATACATGGTCAGGGACCAAAAGGCCTTTGCTGGCGGCATCTGGCCCTTGGCAAGGTGCATGACATATTTTTTGGAAACACCGTCGAACGCCTTCCCATCAGCATCCTTCTCGCCTGTGGGATAGACCGCATCCTGCGGACGGTTGGCACCGAGGCCGATAGCGGTAATCAGTGCACGCTGGATGTAGTCCGTGCCGTACAACCCCGTCTTGGTGGTGAACATCCAGCCGTTGACTGGCTCTCCTGCTTTCTTGAGGTACTCTATGATCTTCACTTGAGCCAGCTTCGGCACGGCCTTGATGGCCTCTTTGTCGAAGACGCCTAGCTTGCTGGGGTCGAAATCCTGGCCGGGCACCAGACCGATTTTTGCCATTCTTGAAACCATCGGGGCATCTTCGGGGGCGGGTGGGTTGGTCTTCATCAGCTTCGCCAGATAATTGAAGTATTCGTTGACCCCCATGGCATCCACCTGGTCCCGCACCGCTGTCTTCATGTCGAAATTGGCATCTACCTCCCCCGGCAACGGAGTGTAAGGCTTTCCGTAATAGCTGAGAGGTACAACTGAGAACTTGTCCTGGAGTGCGTGCACCTTCGCATAGTCATCCGGCGTCCCGGTGCAGTAAATCCGACCGAGAATCCAGACCAGTGCTGTGGGCGATTTGTATTCCGTGACTCCCGCAGGAAGATTCCCAGACCATCCCGGCCCCGTGATGGCGTACTGCTGCGCCTTGCCCCCCGTCGTGCGTTTGCCGGGGACCTGGAAGACGTCCGTCCAGCCGTCCAGCATCGGCATCAAGTAATAGCGGTCTCCCACATCGGGAATGCTGAAGACCCACGGTTCTTTCGAGACATCCAACCAAACCGTCGTGTAGAGCGTATCCGCGTTGGGAGCGGTCACGGCATGGTCGTCCACTGCTGGGTAGTTTCTGAGCTTAATCAACTGCCCCATCGGCCCGCGCGAACCAGCGGACGTTGCCACGTTAGTGATCTGCTTTCGCGTCATGTCCATGGTCACGAGCGGATAGCCGTAGATGTAGGCCTCAATCGCCGTGCTCACTGCTTCTTCGACACCGGGTTGGCTTGCAGGCTTTGTTCCTGATTGCGAACAGCCAATCAGCCACAAGGTGACCGCAAAAACAAACAGCAAACACACGACTCTATCTCTCATGGCTTTGCCTCGACCTCTTACTACGTCATTACACATGGCGGGGATGTAGAGGCAACTGTTTGAATTACCAGCAGATTGAAACGCTGGAATCAGCAAAAAGCAGCCCTGTTTCCTTGATGATTGGCGAGAACAGGCTGCCAACGACGCAGGCCGGAAGTTCCGTTATAGGAAGTCCCCAAACAAAGCCAGTTTGTGGATCGTCGGCAAACCGGAAGTTCCCCCCAGCCAGCCGTCGGCACTCGTTAGAAGGGTTTTGTTACAGGCTCTTAGTAAGAAATCCCCTTCTCACTAACTGAACACTTCTCGGTGCAAACCCTCAGTTAGTGATAACGCCTGTTATCGCCAGTGAAAGTGCTTAAAGCTGTTGACTACCAGGACATCCACATTAGAATCTCGTCGAACAAAGCTACACAGTGACTGCCTGACAAGAAGAGAGCGTTCCCGAAGCTGCATTGAGGCGGCAGCGCACCGCAGGGGAATAAACAGCCCGCCAAGGGGAGAAACTTGCAAGCCAATAAGCTCCGGACACCCGCGTACGTTCTTTGTCTCATGCTCGTACTAACTGCAGTGGGTGGGGGCGCGAGTGACGCGACCAAAGAATCGCAGTCTCCGAAACCCATCGAGCGCACGCAGCAACGGCTGGACCGCGGCAAGTACCTCGTGGAAGGACTGGCGCACTGTTTTCGCTGCCACTCCGAGAATGATTTCCAGCACTTGAACGGGCGAGCACCGCTGAAGAAGAAGGGCGGTGGCAACGTGATTCCGCCAGACGAGTCACCGGTGCCGCCACCAGCGCGAATCGTCTGCCCGAATATTTCGCCCGACCATGAGACGGGAGCAGGCACCTGGAGTGATGGGGACTTCGTACGGGCCATTCGCGAAGGCATTGGGCACGACGGCCGCGCGCTCCACCCCATGATGCCATACTGGAATTTCTGGGCGCTGACAGATGAGGACTTGGCCTCGGTGATCGCCTACGTGCGAAGTATTCCGGCGGTACGCAACCAGCTTCCCAAGCGCTTATTGCCACAGGAGCCAGCACTGCTGAAAGCGGCCCTGTTGCCGACGCCTCCCGCGCCGGTGGGCGCTTCTGAGCAGGTGCGGCATGGCGAGTATTTAGCGCACTTAGGGAACTGCTCGGGGTGTCACGATGCGCAGACCCCGGACCGCAAGCCGGTGCCGGGGATGGAATTCGCAGGTGGGCGGGTACTGCACGGGCGCTGGGGAGTCGTGACATCGCAGAACATCACGCCCGACCCGTCGGGAATCGGCTACTACGACGAGCAGAAGTTCATTGCGGTGATGCGCACGGGCCACGTTGGATCGCGCAAGCTCAGTCCCGTCATGCCTTGGGCCGATTTTCGCAATCTAACCGACACCGACCTAAAGGCGCTGTTTGCTTATCTGCGGACGATACCGCCAGTGCAGCACCGCGTGGACAACACGGAGGCGTCGACCTATTGCCCCAAGTGCCGCAACCGCCACGGGTTTGGGGAAAGGAACTAACAGCAGCGTTGTCTTTAGGTCAGACACACTTTCGTGGCAGCCATCTCCGCGTGTAATTGTTGAGAAATCCCCTTCTCACTAACAATGCCGGGCCCTGGCGCCCAGCAGTTCAGTAGGGACCAACGGCTGAAGGCGGGCTGCCCGTCTTCACAGTAGCTAGCGCCTCAATCAAAGTTGACGCCATTTCAAGAGATTGACAGGCGGCTAAGTCCGCCGCCCTGCGCAGGCAGTTGTCTCTGACGGCAGGACTCATCAGGCGATCCAATTTCTCTATGACCCGTGGTTTCGTGTAGGCCTTCGGCAATATGAAATCGCCGATGCTTAAGCGGCGAATCCTCATGGCATTGTCCGGCTGGTCATGGGACATTGGAACGACTAGTTGAGGAAGCCCCGCAGCAATCGCCTGGGCCGTTGTCCCGATGCCGCCGTGATGGACTAAGGCAGCACAGCGCGGCAGAACCACGCTGAACGGAATGTAATCAAAGTGGCGAACTCCGCTCGGCAGTACGGCTGGAAGTTGTTCCGGGAACTGCGTCAACAAGAGCCCGCGGCGGCCAACGTCGCGGCAGACCTCCGTCGAAACGCGGAAAAACTGCTTTGCATGCACCATTGCCGAACCGGCGGTGAACACGACCGGCGGGTCGCCTGCGGCAAGAAATTCTTCGAGTTCGGGCGAGGAGCTATGGAGGTCACGTTGGTCCCATAGTGGAAATCCCGTGAGCGCGACATTTGAGGGCCAATCGGGCACCGGCGGGGCAAACCACTCCGGAAATAGGCCGATCACCTGCTGAGGCGAATGAATCCAGCCATCGAAGAATCGCCTGACCGGACGCAGGCCAAGCTCTGCGCGAAAAGCGTTGGTTTCAGCAGCGAGCAAGCCGTCGATAAGGAAGCGGTCCGCTGCGCGGAAGTAAAGCTTCCTAATGGGGCGCGGCAGATGCCCGAGAATGTTGGGGAACCCGAAACATCCGGGTCGAATCGCGCTACGCAACATGATCGGCTGAAGGTGCACGGTAGCCAGAGGCACGCCGAGCTTCTCCTGAGCTATGCGTGCGCCGAAGGCGAAGCCCGGAGCCGCAACCACGGTCCGGCCGGGCTCGAAGTTGCTCTCGATGATGCTGTAAATCACCCGCAGTGCGGGCAGGATCAAGCGCCGCGCGACGACAGAAAAAGACCGGACAGGATGCCAGAGGTCCGGATCGCGAATGGCCGCGTAATACTCCTCTTCTGTGAGGAGCCCAACGAACTCCAGCCCGACGCTCCGCGCCAGAGACCGGAATGCCGCCGGACCCACAAACATCACATTGTGTCCTCGCTTGCGAAGAGCCAAGGCCAGCCCGACGTTGGGGTGAACGTCGCCGGCGCTGCCGAGCCCAATCACGACTGCCCGCAAGGATCCCATCGGCACCTGCCCATGATTGGCTACGCGCCTTCCAGGCGCGTTGTCAGTGATACCGGTCACTGGAAACCGGAGCCCCCAGTTGGCGCTAAATCGTCTTCTCACTAACAATGCGGGTGGCCCGAGTTGCACCGGGAGCAGTGCAAATTCTCAATTATTGATAACGCCTGTTCTCAACAGTTACCGGCGCGGGACGCAAGCCGGTTCAGCTACCGACGGGAGGCAGCCAGGAGCCCGCGCCCAGCAGGAAGATGCCGCCGACCACCAGGCTGTAAACCGCGGTCGCCGCGGTCACTGCCACTTGGAACTTGGGCAGGCGCACGCTGATGCCGAACAGCCCGGCGGCGGCGGCTGTCATGAGGGTGTTCATGAGCAGCAATCCCAGGAGAAACATTCCCAGCCCGAGGAAGCCCTTGCTGATGCCACCCAAGTTGGCCGCCAGCAAGAAGATGAGCAACTGACTGGGAGTTTCGGCACCCAGCCCGTGGATTACGCCCACCACGAATGCGGTCTTGGAATCGTAGTTCCAGCTCGCGGGGAGGGGCGCGGGCCGGTGGGGATTCCAATGAGCGCGAGCCCTCCAGTGCAACCAGCGGCCCAGATGGGCAAGCACCTGGAAGCGGCTGCGCGGCGTGTAGTCGCCGCGGAACAGCGAGCCTAGGACGTAGATCCCCAACACGACCAAGGTCAGGCCCACCAGGCGCTCAGCGATGCGGTCGATGCCCTGAGGCAGGGACAGCTGGAAGAAGATGACCGCGCTGCCCAGCACCGCCACAGTGGCGGCGTGGCCGAGGGCATACAGCAGCCCCAGATGCATGGCGCGGCGGCCGGAGGACCGCACGCTGGTGATGTCGGAGATAGCGGCGATGTGGTCGTAGTCGAAGCCATGCCGGAAGCCCAGGATGGCGGCGGAGAGCAAAGCCAATTGCACGCTTGCATGAGCAGCCGTCAAGAAGACTCCCCTGGTATTTCGAGTGGCCAGCCAGTATAACCCTACCCCTCTGGCTGTTGATAAATCTCTTCACTAACTGAACACTTCGCGGTGCAAATTCTCAGTTAGTGATAAGGCCTGTTTACAACAACGACTAACCTTCGGCGTGCGAAGCAGTCTATTCAGACATTCGTCCGGGCGGAACTTTTTGATGGCTTCGGCGTATCTCCGACGGACCCTTACAAGGGGGGACACGAGCTCGATGAACCCAGCACATCACGATGAGGGATTGACATTGCGTCAGGCAGCGCTGATCGCCGGTTTCGGCTATCTGCTGATGCCTGCCGCCTACGTTGAGTTTTCGATTATGCCTAAACTGGTTATTCGGGGGAACATCGAACAAACCGTTCAGAACCTTGCCAGCCACGGGAAGCTCTTTGTTGCAGCAATACTCTGCTACCTGATCACATTGATTCTTGACGTGGTTATTGCTTGGGCGCTCTATGTCCTGCTGATGCCGGTAAACAGATCGGTGTCATTGCTTACCGCCTGGTTCCGGTTGGTGTATACGGCGATGGCACTTTTCGCCCTCTTACACCTGGTCACCGTTTATCGCCTTCTGACCACACCGGATTACCTGACGCTGTTTGGACCAGGCCCATTGCATGCCCAAGTTCAGCTTCTGCTCAATTCGTTTCGGTATGACTGGTCCATGAGCCTAGTGATCTTTGGGATTCATCTCGGCCTGTTGGGCTACTTGATCTACCGGTCTGACTACATCCCCGGAATAATAGGGATTCTGCTGGCAATCGATGGATTGGGCTGGGTCATCAATAGCTTGAGGCCATACCTCTATCCGAACGCCCGTCTTGGATTCCTCTTCGTCGTGTCTTTCGCGGAACTGATCTTGCCGCTTTGGCTCGTGATCAGGGGCTGGAAGATCCAAGCCGCCGAAACCATGCATATCAACAACTGACTAACCACCCTCTATTTCATTCCGATGCGCTGCCGAATCATGTACATCAAAGCGAAGGCCGAGGGGTTGAGCGGACGCGCTCACATCAGTCGTGTGCTAACGATTCGAACCTGAGCCAGTCCGACTCACTTGAGGAGGACCACATGAGCCGGTTAAGCCGATTCCTTGTTGTCCTGACGACAACCGTTCATGCCATCGGATTGACAGCTTCCAAAACTGGGCGCCGGCTGAGATAACTGGCGACAAACCCCCTTCTCGCTAACTACGCCCCTTGCACCACACCGGGTGCAAAACTGGTTGTTGGCGAGAACGCCTGTTCCTCCAGCGGGGCGTGCGTAAAAAGTGATAAGTCCTGCTCTCGCCAATTGACCTGTGCTCCTACTCAGTGCAGGGCGTGTCACCGAGGAGGTGACTTTGTTAAGGCGGGACGGGCAGCCCTGCGGAGCCGCCCGTAGAATGTGGGAAAAATTGAAAGTC
Protein-coding sequences here:
- a CDS encoding PhzF family phenazine biosynthesis protein; the encoded protein is MSIWYYQIDSFASELFAGNPAGVCLVPAFPENDVMQKIAAENRHSETAFVVARADGDFDLRWFTPVVEDDLCGHATLASAYALSLRGHDTWPVRFHTVSGLLTVNRDHKRFEMDFPARPAVPCEIPTELLPALGLETAEALREPRDFLIVVNHAEIVKKLKPDIAALAKIDMGRSGGAIITAPGENDVDYVCRFFAPSEGIDEDPATGSIQCALVPYWAGRTGKQTFRVQQLSSRGATMWCTLVGDRVKIAGEAKLYLQGTINI
- a CDS encoding DUF1254 domain-containing protein, producing the protein MRDRVVCLLFVFAVTLWLIGCSQSGTKPASQPGVEEAVSTAIEAYIYGYPLVTMDMTRKQITNVATSAGSRGPMGQLIKLRNYPAVDDHAVTAPNADTLYTTVWLDVSKEPWVFSIPDVGDRYYLMPMLDGWTDVFQVPGKRTTGGKAQQYAITGPGWSGNLPAGVTEYKSPTALVWILGRIYCTGTPDDYAKVHALQDKFSVVPLSYYGKPYTPLPGEVDANFDMKTAVRDQVDAMGVNEYFNYLAKLMKTNPPAPEDAPMVSRMAKIGLVPGQDFDPSKLGVFDKEAIKAVPKLAQVKIIEYLKKAGEPVNGWMFTTKTGLYGTDYIQRALITAIGLGANRPQDAVYPTGEKDADGKAFDGVSKKYVMHLAKGQMPPAKAFWSLTMYDASYFFVPNPLKRYTLSSRNKFVTNADGSVDLYLQADSPGTAKEANWLPAPKAKFIPMFRLYWPSETPPSIIDGTWKPPAIKVAP
- a CDS encoding cytochrome c; protein product: MLVLTAVGGGASDATKESQSPKPIERTQQRLDRGKYLVEGLAHCFRCHSENDFQHLNGRAPLKKKGGGNVIPPDESPVPPPARIVCPNISPDHETGAGTWSDGDFVRAIREGIGHDGRALHPMMPYWNFWALTDEDLASVIAYVRSIPAVRNQLPKRLLPQEPALLKAALLPTPPAPVGASEQVRHGEYLAHLGNCSGCHDAQTPDRKPVPGMEFAGGRVLHGRWGVVTSQNITPDPSGIGYYDEQKFIAVMRTGHVGSRKLSPVMPWADFRNLTDTDLKALFAYLRTIPPVQHRVDNTEASTYCPKCRNRHGFGERN
- a CDS encoding nucleotide disphospho-sugar-binding domain-containing protein, whose protein sequence is MGSLRAVVIGLGSAGDVHPNVGLALALRKRGHNVMFVGPAAFRSLARSVGLEFVGLLTEEEYYAAIRDPDLWHPVRSFSVVARRLILPALRVIYSIIESNFEPGRTVVAAPGFAFGARIAQEKLGVPLATVHLQPIMLRSAIRPGCFGFPNILGHLPRPIRKLYFRAADRFLIDGLLAAETNAFRAELGLRPVRRFFDGWIHSPQQVIGLFPEWFAPPVPDWPSNVALTGFPLWDQRDLHSSSPELEEFLAAGDPPVVFTAGSAMVHAKQFFRVSTEVCRDVGRRGLLLTQFPEQLPAVLPSGVRHFDYIPFSVVLPRCAALVHHGGIGTTAQAIAAGLPQLVVPMSHDQPDNAMRIRRLSIGDFILPKAYTKPRVIEKLDRLMSPAVRDNCLRRAADLAACQSLEMASTLIEALATVKTGSPPSAVGPY
- a CDS encoding DUF4386 domain-containing protein, producing the protein MNPAHHDEGLTLRQAALIAGFGYLLMPAAYVEFSIMPKLVIRGNIEQTVQNLASHGKLFVAAILCYLITLILDVVIAWALYVLLMPVNRSVSLLTAWFRLVYTAMALFALLHLVTVYRLLTTPDYLTLFGPGPLHAQVQLLLNSFRYDWSMSLVIFGIHLGLLGYLIYRSDYIPGIIGILLAIDGLGWVINSLRPYLYPNARLGFLFVVSFAELILPLWLVIRGWKIQAAETMHINN